A window of the Teredinibacter franksiae genome harbors these coding sequences:
- the purB gene encoding adenylosuccinate lyase yields MELSALSAISPIDGRYAGKTADLRPYFSEYGLIRCRVEVEIRWLQRLAEHAEIPEIQSFSTETQNLLNSIVDNFSEADAQAIKDIERTTNHDVKAVEYFIKDKFKGNDELEAVSEFVHFACTSEDINNLSHGLMLKSGREHVLLPTMKQIINAVADLAIQHAGVPMLSRTHGQTASPTTVGKELANVAARLQRQVQQVEQVELLGKINGAVGNYNAHLSAYPAVDWQANAKVFVENLGLSWNPYTTQIEPHDYIAELFDAIARFNTILLDFDRDIWGYISLGYFKQKAIAGEVGSSTMPHKVNPIDFENSEGNLGIANAIFGHLAAKLPVSRWQRDLTDSTVLRNMGVGFGYSQIAYGSTLKGISKLHINEQNLAADLDNCWEVLAEPIQTVMRRYAIEGAYEKLKDLTRGQAITQDVIQAFVEKLDIPAQAKQELSELTPSSYIGNAIAQAKAVKDLIR; encoded by the coding sequence ATGGAATTATCTGCACTTTCTGCCATTTCCCCCATCGACGGTCGCTACGCCGGTAAAACCGCCGATCTACGCCCCTATTTCAGCGAATACGGACTGATCCGCTGCCGGGTGGAGGTTGAAATTCGCTGGTTACAACGGCTAGCCGAACACGCCGAAATACCAGAAATCCAGAGCTTCAGTACTGAAACGCAAAACCTGCTGAACAGTATTGTTGATAATTTTTCTGAAGCCGACGCCCAAGCGATTAAAGATATAGAGCGCACCACCAACCACGACGTCAAAGCCGTTGAATACTTCATTAAAGACAAGTTCAAAGGCAACGACGAGCTGGAAGCGGTATCGGAGTTTGTTCATTTCGCCTGTACATCTGAAGATATAAACAACCTTTCCCACGGGTTGATGCTTAAATCTGGGCGCGAACACGTACTACTGCCAACAATGAAGCAAATCATAAATGCCGTAGCAGATCTCGCTATCCAGCACGCGGGCGTACCCATGCTGTCTCGCACACACGGGCAAACGGCCTCACCGACGACGGTAGGTAAAGAGCTTGCCAACGTTGCCGCGCGCTTGCAGCGCCAGGTTCAGCAAGTCGAGCAGGTTGAATTACTGGGTAAGATTAATGGCGCCGTTGGCAACTACAATGCCCATTTATCGGCGTACCCAGCGGTGGACTGGCAAGCCAACGCCAAGGTATTTGTAGAAAACCTTGGGCTTAGCTGGAACCCCTACACCACACAAATCGAACCCCACGATTACATCGCCGAATTATTCGATGCCATCGCTCGATTCAACACCATACTGCTAGATTTCGACCGTGATATCTGGGGCTATATTTCCCTTGGGTATTTCAAACAAAAGGCTATAGCCGGTGAAGTAGGCTCCTCGACTATGCCGCACAAAGTAAACCCCATTGACTTCGAAAATTCCGAAGGCAACCTGGGTATCGCCAATGCTATATTTGGGCACTTAGCGGCAAAATTGCCGGTCTCCCGCTGGCAGCGAGACCTAACCGACTCGACGGTACTGCGTAATATGGGCGTTGGCTTTGGCTACAGTCAAATTGCTTACGGATCTACACTTAAAGGCATCAGTAAGTTACACATTAACGAGCAAAACTTGGCAGCCGACCTCGATAACTGCTGGGAAGTACTGGCCGAACCTATTCAAACAGTCATGCGTCGTTACGCCATTGAAGGCGCCTACGAAAAACTCAAAGACCTAACGCGCGGCCAAGCCATCACTCAAGACGTTATCCAGGCATTTGTCGAAAAAT
- the hflD gene encoding high frequency lysogenization protein HflD, whose product MEKSWQNIALALAGVVQCAHQVEELAKTGYLKTAQFETAVNSLLNQNPNSTEEVFGGVPALAVGLEALEQLLHNHRDPKHADAMRYILGIIHLQKRLAKRKDLLHTIGNRLEKAQQQAEHFGPAHDNVVGNIADIYTDTISTFAFRIQVTGEYSYLQQNRVASQIRALLLSGIRAATLWRQVGGTRWHLLFYRSKLVNAVTELKTLAQQH is encoded by the coding sequence TTGGAGAAATCCTGGCAGAATATCGCTCTTGCCTTAGCCGGTGTGGTGCAGTGCGCCCATCAGGTAGAGGAGCTTGCCAAAACTGGTTATCTCAAAACGGCACAGTTTGAAACGGCGGTGAACAGCCTGCTAAACCAGAACCCCAATTCCACCGAGGAGGTGTTTGGTGGTGTTCCTGCACTGGCAGTAGGCCTGGAAGCGCTAGAGCAACTGTTACACAATCATCGCGACCCCAAACATGCCGATGCCATGCGCTATATATTGGGGATTATCCATCTGCAAAAACGCCTAGCTAAGCGTAAAGACCTGCTCCACACCATCGGCAACCGGCTTGAAAAAGCTCAACAGCAGGCAGAACATTTTGGTCCGGCTCACGACAATGTGGTGGGTAATATTGCCGATATCTACACAGACACCATCAGCACGTTCGCCTTTCGTATTCAAGTAACAGGAGAATACAGCTATCTCCAACAAAACCGGGTTGCCTCTCAAATTCGGGCACTGTTGCTGTCAGGTATTCGCGCCGCAACACTTTGGCGACAAGTTGGAGGTACGCGCTGGCACTTGTTGTTTTATCGATCTAAATTAGTGAATGCGGTTACTGAATTGAAGACACTGGCGCAGCAGCATTAA
- a CDS encoding lipoprotein-releasing ABC transporter permease subunit, with translation MTLPLPLYIGLRYTGARRRSQLVSFLSAISITGLVVGVALLVVVLSVMNGFDRELRERILGLVPQASIKHYQGVDNWPELVATLKQDARILEAAPFVQLPGLVSFRKKAEPIVLYGIDPEYEQKVSIISQYVQQQALERLVTEPSALILGYGVANSLGVSAGDKLMVVIPGNAGISAIAGSRSAAKMGYFDVVAVIQSRTELDNTLALTGLSTAANLAGMGDKVSGIRLKLDDLFAAPSIVYENLMELGVGYHGSNWTRTQGNLYHAIQMSKNLVGLLMSLIVGIAAFNVVSTLVMVVVDKQGEIAILRTLGASTKTILSVFIVQGSVIGLLGTLLGIGIGCLMALLIEDFVQFVERLFQVQFLKSDVYPLTYLPSEIRLADLVRVGLTALSLCFVAALYPAWKASRVQPADALRYE, from the coding sequence ATGACATTACCGTTACCCCTTTATATCGGTTTGCGCTACACCGGTGCTCGCCGTCGCAGCCAGTTGGTCTCTTTTCTGTCGGCGATTTCCATTACTGGGTTGGTGGTCGGGGTGGCATTACTCGTTGTTGTACTGTCCGTTATGAATGGTTTTGACCGAGAGTTGCGAGAGCGCATATTGGGTTTGGTACCGCAGGCGTCTATTAAGCATTACCAGGGGGTCGATAACTGGCCAGAATTGGTGGCGACGTTAAAACAAGACGCTCGAATTCTCGAAGCCGCTCCGTTTGTACAATTACCGGGCCTGGTGAGTTTCCGCAAAAAGGCCGAGCCCATTGTACTTTATGGTATAGACCCAGAGTACGAGCAAAAAGTGTCCATTATTTCACAGTATGTGCAACAGCAAGCGCTTGAGCGTCTTGTAACGGAGCCTTCGGCGCTGATACTGGGTTATGGCGTTGCCAATTCTTTGGGGGTATCGGCAGGTGACAAGCTAATGGTGGTGATACCCGGGAATGCAGGTATTAGTGCAATAGCCGGTAGCCGAAGTGCGGCCAAGATGGGTTATTTTGATGTTGTGGCTGTTATTCAATCACGCACTGAACTCGACAACACTTTGGCACTGACGGGCTTAAGTACTGCAGCTAATTTGGCCGGCATGGGCGACAAGGTTAGTGGTATTCGGTTGAAACTCGATGACTTGTTTGCGGCCCCCAGTATCGTCTACGAAAATCTGATGGAGTTGGGGGTGGGCTACCATGGATCGAATTGGACCCGAACTCAAGGCAATCTCTATCACGCTATTCAAATGTCGAAAAACCTAGTGGGTTTATTGATGTCGCTAATTGTCGGTATTGCAGCATTTAATGTGGTGTCCACACTGGTAATGGTAGTGGTAGATAAGCAAGGTGAAATTGCGATTTTACGCACACTGGGGGCGTCTACAAAAACTATTTTATCGGTGTTTATCGTACAGGGAAGCGTTATCGGGCTGTTGGGCACTTTGCTCGGTATTGGGATTGGTTGTTTGATGGCATTACTTATTGAAGATTTTGTGCAGTTTGTTGAAAGGCTATTTCAGGTACAGTTTTTAAAATCGGATGTTTACCCGTTAACTTATCTGCCTTCTGAAATCCGATTAGCCGATTTAGTTCGAGTGGGCTTAACGGCTTTATCACTGTGTTTTGTCGCGGCTTTGTATCCTGCGTGGAAGGCCAGTCGAGTGCAGCCCGCCGACGCGTTGCGATACGAATAA
- a CDS encoding lipoprotein-releasing ABC transporter permease subunit → MFQTSSNSVALHIGLRYTRAKQRNGFISFVSIFALVGMALGVFALIVVLSVMNGFDRELKQRLLRVVPHGNLSTHSPLIDWKSLYARIGDTQGLIAAAPFIEGKGLLAAGSVVKPIQIQGVNPKYEKNISAVHDHMIAGELAFIQPGQYGIVMGDLLAAHLGLRVGDKVSLTLPEVSVTPAGIFPRSKRFKLVGIFSVGAPVDQYLVLIHINDAQKLFRRGQAVDGLHLKFDDIYRAPTAVSELAEKLGEKVVGKDWSQTQGSLFQAVKMEKTVIGLMLSIIIAVAAFNIVTSLVMMVAEKRSDIAVLRTLGMSRWNIVSIFMVQGISLGFVGIVLGCVLGTVTAIWLPEIMSVVEALIGIQVFDPSVYFVAYLPSYWKLEDTILVCGLSSTICILATIYPAYRASTIEPAEALRYDI, encoded by the coding sequence ATGTTTCAAACGTCATCAAACTCAGTTGCATTACATATTGGGCTTCGCTACACCAGGGCAAAGCAGCGAAACGGTTTTATATCGTTCGTTAGCATTTTTGCATTGGTGGGTATGGCTTTGGGGGTGTTTGCCCTTATCGTCGTACTCTCGGTAATGAATGGTTTTGACCGAGAATTAAAGCAGCGCTTGTTGCGTGTGGTGCCCCACGGGAATTTGTCTACACATAGCCCACTCATTGACTGGAAAAGCCTGTACGCCCGTATTGGTGATACGCAGGGCCTGATTGCTGCAGCGCCATTTATTGAAGGTAAGGGCTTGTTGGCAGCGGGCTCTGTGGTAAAACCTATTCAGATACAGGGTGTGAACCCCAAATATGAAAAAAATATTTCTGCCGTTCACGACCACATGATTGCGGGTGAATTGGCGTTTATTCAACCCGGTCAATACGGCATCGTTATGGGCGATTTATTGGCCGCTCATCTTGGCCTACGGGTGGGAGATAAGGTTTCACTAACACTGCCAGAGGTGTCGGTTACGCCCGCGGGTATCTTCCCTCGGAGTAAGCGATTCAAACTTGTGGGTATTTTTTCCGTGGGTGCCCCTGTGGATCAGTATTTAGTTCTTATCCATATTAATGATGCGCAAAAACTCTTTCGCCGTGGGCAGGCGGTGGATGGGTTACACCTGAAATTTGACGATATTTATCGTGCGCCGACGGCTGTTAGTGAGCTGGCCGAGAAGCTTGGCGAGAAGGTTGTTGGCAAAGACTGGAGTCAAACGCAGGGGAGCCTTTTTCAAGCGGTAAAAATGGAAAAAACCGTTATTGGTTTAATGTTGAGTATCATTATCGCGGTGGCGGCGTTCAACATTGTTACCAGCCTGGTAATGATGGTCGCTGAAAAAAGAAGCGATATTGCCGTGCTGCGCACACTCGGCATGTCGCGCTGGAATATTGTCAGTATTTTTATGGTGCAAGGTATAAGTCTTGGTTTTGTCGGTATTGTACTAGGGTGTGTGTTGGGTACGGTGACGGCAATCTGGTTGCCTGAAATCATGTCCGTTGTGGAGGCGCTTATCGGGATTCAGGTGTTTGACCCCAGCGTTTATTTTGTTGCGTATCTTCCCTCTTATTGGAAATTAGAAGACACGATACTGGTGTGTGGGCTTTCATCGACTATTTGTATTCTTGCCACTATTTACCCGGCGTATCGTGCATCGACCATTGAACCTGCAGAAGCACTGCGGTACGACATATAA
- the mnmA gene encoding tRNA 2-thiouridine(34) synthase MnmA: protein MSETLSKPNKPLKVIVGMSGGVDSSVSALLLQQQGFQVEGLFMKNWDEDDGTEYCTAMTDLMDAAAVSQKLGIHLHTANFAGQYWDNVFEHFLAEYKAGRTPNPDILCNREIKFKVFLDYAESLGADYIATGHYTRTRQKNGQTLLCKGLDPNKDQSYFLHAVGEKEFAKTLFPIGELLKPAVRQLAEEHDLVTHNKKDSTGICFIGERRFKDFLETYLPAQPGKIVTPDGVTIGKHEGLMYYTIGQRQGLGIGGVAGAPEAPWFVVQKKLDTNQLVVVQGTNHPLLFESGLIARQVHWINNTPLPSGSRCMAKTRYRQPDQACTLREVEDDKIVAIFDQPQRAITPGQSIVLYQDDVCLGGAVIEGAV, encoded by the coding sequence ATGTCTGAAACCTTGTCCAAACCTAATAAACCCTTAAAAGTCATCGTCGGTATGTCCGGCGGCGTAGACTCCTCTGTTTCTGCCCTTCTCTTGCAACAGCAAGGGTTTCAGGTAGAAGGCCTGTTTATGAAAAACTGGGATGAGGACGATGGCACAGAATACTGTACGGCGATGACCGATCTAATGGATGCCGCCGCAGTATCGCAGAAATTAGGCATTCATCTCCATACGGCTAATTTTGCGGGTCAGTACTGGGACAACGTGTTTGAACACTTTCTTGCAGAATACAAAGCCGGTCGTACACCAAACCCCGATATCCTCTGCAATCGAGAAATAAAATTTAAGGTGTTTCTCGATTATGCTGAATCTTTAGGTGCCGATTATATTGCAACGGGCCACTACACACGCACGCGTCAAAAAAATGGGCAAACACTACTGTGTAAAGGCCTAGACCCTAATAAAGATCAAAGCTATTTCCTCCATGCTGTCGGCGAAAAAGAGTTTGCTAAAACCCTATTCCCCATCGGGGAATTACTCAAACCCGCGGTAAGGCAGCTGGCCGAAGAGCACGATTTAGTCACCCACAACAAAAAAGACAGCACAGGTATTTGTTTTATTGGCGAGCGTCGATTCAAAGACTTTTTGGAGACTTACCTACCCGCACAACCAGGTAAAATAGTAACGCCCGATGGCGTCACTATTGGCAAGCATGAAGGGCTGATGTACTACACCATTGGCCAACGCCAAGGGCTTGGCATTGGCGGTGTTGCCGGAGCACCCGAAGCGCCTTGGTTTGTCGTCCAGAAAAAGCTCGATACCAACCAGCTCGTAGTCGTTCAGGGTACAAACCATCCGCTGCTTTTTGAATCGGGTCTGATTGCCCGCCAAGTGCACTGGATAAACAATACCCCACTCCCTTCCGGTAGCCGCTGCATGGCAAAAACCCGTTATCGCCAGCCAGACCAGGCCTGCACACTTAGAGAGGTTGAGGACGACAAAATCGTCGCCATATTTGACCAACCTCAGCGTGCCATCACCCCCGGCCAGAGTATCGTTTTGTATCAAGACGATGTTTGCCTCGGTGGCGCGGTGATTGAGGGTGCAGTCTGA
- a CDS encoding PilZ domain-containing protein: MSKTPNPSRTEEVSGREKRDFFRVNQDVIFDYKIIDAFTAENDSPEIEFEDSVALGLVNELRRLDRDSAQTLRLLTEKNRLLGDYLQTLSSKIDLIARHTLFAQNDNHGESPKSRINLSEDGIAFLAERTLYKGNFIALRLIFLPNYAPVVIFAKVIRCEAKGDSYQIAARFHRLADKDRQELSRQILKTQVSQKKALPAASANKPSANPKASK, encoded by the coding sequence ATGAGCAAAACTCCCAACCCTAGTCGAACGGAAGAGGTATCCGGGAGAGAAAAACGTGATTTTTTCCGGGTAAATCAGGATGTCATTTTTGATTATAAAATAATCGACGCCTTTACCGCCGAGAACGATAGCCCCGAAATTGAATTTGAAGACTCCGTAGCACTGGGATTGGTAAACGAACTTCGTCGTCTCGACCGTGACAGCGCTCAAACCCTGCGCTTGCTGACTGAAAAAAATCGACTGTTAGGTGACTACCTTCAAACCCTCAGCAGTAAAATTGACCTCATTGCCCGCCACACGCTCTTTGCACAAAATGACAATCATGGGGAAAGCCCCAAATCACGTATCAATTTGAGTGAGGATGGCATCGCATTTTTGGCCGAACGCACACTGTACAAAGGAAATTTCATCGCTTTGCGACTGATTTTTTTACCTAACTATGCTCCCGTGGTAATCTTTGCCAAAGTTATTCGCTGCGAAGCCAAGGGCGACAGCTACCAGATAGCCGCTCGCTTCCACCGACTAGCCGATAAAGACCGGCAAGAGCTTTCGCGCCAGATCCTCAAAACGCAGGTTAGCCAAAAAAAAGCTCTGCCAGCCGCCAGCGCTAACAAGCCGTCGGCAAATCCCAAGGCCAGCAAGTAA
- the lolD gene encoding lipoprotein-releasing ABC transporter ATP-binding protein LolD, with translation MSNIVLSCQDVVKNYSQGPQLVEVLKKIELNVERAAHIAIVGSSGSGKSTLLNVLGGLDKPDEGNVELLGKPFSQLGDNQRGAIRNSSLGFVYQFHHLLPEFTALENVAMPLLIGGSGKKNALSAAELMLKRVGLQDRLEHKPSELSGGERQRVAIARALVAEPACVLMDEPTGNLDSTNAKAIQILMDELSNELATSFVVVTHDEQFAKTMDTIYQLNDGVLSLL, from the coding sequence ATGAGCAATATTGTACTCAGCTGCCAAGATGTAGTGAAAAATTATAGTCAGGGCCCTCAGCTGGTGGAGGTGTTGAAAAAAATTGAGTTGAACGTAGAGCGTGCTGCGCATATAGCCATTGTTGGCTCTTCTGGTAGTGGTAAAAGTACTCTGTTGAACGTGTTGGGCGGCTTGGACAAACCCGACGAAGGCAATGTTGAATTACTTGGCAAACCATTTTCGCAACTAGGCGACAACCAGCGCGGCGCTATCCGTAATAGCTCACTTGGTTTCGTCTATCAATTTCATCATCTGTTACCTGAATTTACCGCACTTGAAAATGTGGCTATGCCTTTACTTATTGGTGGTAGTGGCAAGAAAAATGCGCTATCGGCGGCTGAGTTAATGCTTAAACGGGTTGGGCTGCAGGATCGGCTCGAACATAAACCCTCAGAATTATCGGGCGGGGAGCGCCAGCGAGTGGCTATTGCCCGTGCTTTGGTTGCTGAACCCGCTTGCGTATTGATGGATGAGCCAACGGGTAACCTCGATTCCACCAATGCTAAAGCCATTCAAATTTTAATGGATGAGTTAAGTAATGAATTGGCAACCAGTTTTGTTGTGGTGACCCACGATGAGCAGTTTGCGAAAACTATGGATACCATATATCAGTTAAACGATGGCGTATTGAGTTTGCTATGA
- a CDS encoding alpha/beta fold hydrolase, translated as MMKALQSLRWSYIFTVVSLLASSVCSEEIAQDLEEFWQQQAKTSRFVGKGEITIAYVKVVHPNPKGVVVLVGGRTESYLKYQALIYAFYQRGYSLYSADHRGQGLSQRLLEDPLKGHVVNFSDYVEDLQQFLAAVVMPEAGKGLYMVAHSLGGAVGILTLEKNPDLFKAAILSAPMLEANLGLPAACGIVSFVNVFCNQCSTPRNDYKNINEAFADNNVTHSRDRYQASQMLFKSKPALALSAPTFGWVNQACAIQPDLKRAADNIRTPILLLQAGEDTVVHNRAEDEFCAVKKPTAESVCEGGKPVVIGGAFHEMFFEADQYRTPAIKQMMAMLERYP; from the coding sequence ATGATGAAAGCGCTACAAAGTTTACGTTGGTCTTATATTTTTACAGTGGTTAGTTTGCTGGCGAGCAGCGTTTGTTCGGAGGAAATCGCACAGGACCTTGAGGAATTTTGGCAGCAGCAGGCAAAAACCAGCCGTTTTGTGGGTAAGGGTGAAATTACCATCGCTTATGTGAAAGTGGTGCACCCCAATCCCAAGGGTGTCGTGGTGTTGGTGGGTGGGCGAACGGAGTCCTATCTAAAATACCAAGCCTTGATATACGCGTTTTATCAGCGTGGGTATTCGCTTTATTCGGCGGATCATCGTGGTCAAGGTTTGTCGCAAAGATTACTGGAGGATCCACTTAAAGGGCACGTGGTAAATTTCAGCGATTATGTGGAAGACTTGCAGCAATTTTTGGCGGCTGTAGTAATGCCTGAAGCAGGTAAAGGCTTATACATGGTGGCGCATTCTTTGGGCGGAGCCGTAGGCATATTAACGTTGGAGAAAAATCCTGACCTGTTCAAGGCTGCGATACTTAGCGCCCCTATGTTAGAAGCTAATTTGGGTCTGCCGGCAGCTTGCGGCATTGTCAGTTTCGTTAACGTGTTTTGTAATCAGTGCTCAACCCCAAGAAACGATTATAAAAACATCAATGAGGCCTTTGCTGATAACAATGTGACGCACTCACGTGACCGTTATCAAGCATCTCAGATGTTGTTCAAAAGCAAACCCGCCCTTGCTCTAAGCGCTCCCACCTTTGGCTGGGTAAACCAAGCGTGTGCCATACAGCCAGATTTAAAGCGAGCGGCCGATAATATCCGTACGCCGATACTGTTATTGCAGGCCGGAGAGGATACCGTTGTGCACAATCGAGCGGAGGATGAATTTTGCGCAGTGAAAAAGCCGACAGCTGAATCGGTGTGTGAAGGTGGAAAGCCGGTTGTGATTGGTGGCGCCTTCCACGAGATGTTTTTTGAGGCAGACCAATACCGCACCCCGGCGATAAAGCAAATGATGGCGATGCTTGAGCGTTATCCCTAG